The following is a genomic window from Episyrphus balteatus chromosome 1, idEpiBalt1.1, whole genome shotgun sequence.
tccaattatcactcacaggtttcataagttttggtatcaaaacggcgcatcctgcgctaattgggtcaatcaaacacggtttgccttgaccgccatctctacctacctacctatattaAAACATGCATGATTTGTGTACATTTTCGAGTGATATTATTGCAACTTCTTGGCTGACGGCAAAAGCCAATGCTATATTTTGTGTTTAAGTATGCATAATGTAactcaatattttgttttcaataaaatcacactactactactacttaTTGCAACTTCTCATTTTGACAAGAGTACATCAATAAAATCCCTACAACATTTTGCGATGAAGCGCCATCCTTTGCCACTATGAAATGCTAGTATAACCAAGTGATGAATTTACCAAAGATCGTCTAAAACCAGTTGTGCCAGAAAACATCGATGCTGTCCACTATCTTTTAATGAATGTCATGTGACATTCTGTTTGATTGAGACAAGTAACACAAgcgctttaaaaaaattgcatgaacaattgaaaaattattctaatTAGGTCCCGCATGATTGACAATTGCggtgttaaaaaaatacaatcacGTTCATACACAAAATGTTTACCAAAAACGTGACTGGTGACAAACTATTGATCAATTCGTTAATTGCGTTGAAAACGGTTTTATTGAGCTGAATAGGCGATCGAAGGTTTCAAAAGCCATGTTTTGTCGGTGTCTCAAacggaatgaaaaaaaaaaatttcaacaaatggTTCCAACACATGCAAAAGTGTATTGATCAATAAggaatatatgtatttatttttaaaaaactattaatttattATCTTGGATGCctcgctcaaaaaaaaaaagaaaataaacaaagaaacaaCGAATTCACGATTTCACGATCTCAATCGTGATCATACGAATTTGGTATTTAACAACAAATTCGTGaagcaacaatttttttcttattgaaattgaaaaactttttttgagctTCGGCTCCGAAATTTGGTTAAAATCGATTATATTTTAGAAGTATGCATATTAAAAAGATGGCCGAAACGCACTTTTGAACTACGcaactgagaaaaaaaatttgaaaaaaataaatttagataGTTTTTCACAACCacattaaaagtttaaataactAACCTTAGATCCAGCAATATAACCACCAGCACTGCCAAAGCTCTTTGTAAATGTTCCCATCAATATATCCACATCTTTTGGATCGGCACCATAGTAATCGACAATTCCACGACCATTCGGTCCCATAGCACCAACACTATGTGCCTCATCCAAATACAAATACGCCTTGTACTTCTTTTTCAATGCAATAATTTCCGGCAGTCGCACAATAGATCCTTCCATACTGAAAACTCCTTCAACAATAATCATAATTTTAGTCCATGGCTTGCCTGTTTTTGGATTGCCATTAACAACATTATGACGCAACACACGCTCCAAATCTTTCATGTTATTATGTTTGAATACTTTTGTAGTGGCTCCCGACAAACGAATGCCAAGAATAATCGATGCATGATTCTTCTCATCACTCACCACCAAACACCCAGGTGCAAGTAGTGATGGCAGATTGAGTGAATTCGTTGCGAATCCCATTCCAAATACAATAGCATCTTCGGCACCGATGAATTTTGCCGTCAATTTTTCAAGTTCCACATGCAAGTAGGTAGTTCCTAATTCTCGACGGGAACTGCCTAGAGCCAAACCGTCTGTTCTGCAACGCTCTGCAGACTGATCGGCACATGGACCTTCGGCCGCTGCAAATCCCAAATAGTTATAAGATCCCAGGTTAAGACATTTTGTTTGTGTTCCAGTGAACTCAAATGTCCAACCGTAGTCTTTGGTTATTCGGTCTTTTAAAGTGACTTCTGCTCCTGGGACACTAACAATTGGACGATTCCAGCAATCTCGAACTCTTCGATAGACGTATCGCGAATAGAAACTCTCAAAGGCATCGTATAGCGTTACATAGCCCTGAAAAAATTAAGTACAATCAGTTTAAGTATTTCAAAGCTTAAGTTGCTTCTTACTatcatcttcatcttcttcttcttaccTCTCGATTTTCTTCTTTAGCTATTTTGGGGGCACACATCAATTGATTGATGTAGCCCAATATCATAAGCAGGTAAAAGCCAAGATATGTTAGGCAGGCTGTGTGTAGTGGGACCTCTTCGAAGGAGGTTTTGCTTCGATAAGGATCATCATAGAATCctatttctcctttgctctgtTGTGTGTTTTCCTCTTTATTGTATACTTTTCCGTTTGGAACAGTCTGGGTAATAGCAATCGACGACGGCGTTTTACTCTTGACATTCCCATTTGTGATagcaaaattctaaaaaaatataaaaaaagaaataagaaagtGAGTGGAACGTGTCttcttaattgaaattaattaaattatttgtacTTTGAACTCGCAATTGTCTAGGAGACAAAAATTCCTAATAACAACAATAACGGTTGTTGTCAACACCCGGAACCTCTTTATTGCAATACAATAGAGAGGAGAACAAACTGAATTGAATTCATTCCCTTTTGAGAAATATTTTTAGCTCTGCGTACGCGCAAGTTGACAAAGAATAAGGTAAGACAGTTGATTTGttaagattaataaaaaaaaataaaaatctagtcCGCGCGATCAGAATGATTTGTGTATGATGATGGCAAATGAGGTTGTGGGTAAGTGGCAACAACGGGCGGAGCAGCAGCACACATGTCtctcaaaaaatattatctcCTCGTGCAGTTTATTTTTATCAACCACACCACAAATGAATCTAATAAACTTGCATTcttgttttataaatataaacacacAAACAGAATGTTTGTACGAGTAcaagtaaagaaaaatttatGACAAGCTAAAGATTACGTAGAAGCCAACACACAACGACCTGCTATAGCTATAGCAAGCAAATTGTGAGTCGATTTTTCAGAGAGATTAGAGATATGAAGACGCCAgcgattaaaaaaacattacgtCACAACTCACAACCAATGTCAAGGCTAACGAAAAGTGATTAAAAAATTGTGGAGGCGCGCCTCttgtgttatttaatttttgccaTTGAACTTTGGCAAGGAAATGGAATGCATTCAGTGAGTCGTAGAAAATGATTGATTATGGAAATACttagtttaaaatttgagaataatttaaattacactagtttacaaaaaaatgttgtttttttaatgatttcagCACATAGAACTCGAAAatagcatcaaaaattttatcgatagttttttagaGATAGAATATAACATTAGTTTAAAATGACTTGaacaaaagaataatttaaacCTGGGCTAAGATGATTCCGTAAGgtgaaatttatataaataaggaAATTAAAATGGTTTATCtcctaaattttgaaaaaaaaagcacaatataattttaaaagttttatgcGAAAAgcctattatagtaaaataaagtgagcataaaataatttttaataacatcGATTATAAGAAGTAAAAgcagaaaacttttatttttttattttttagctcATATCTTCGGCACAGcaccaaaaccgcgaatctgcatttttggacattttcactttaatgtgtaattttacttgttatcggtccctctattcactgcgtcgatcccaatcctccatctgttgcctagaagtctaaaatataaatttttgttgcacgagtttccataagattgcatgtgtttccaaaactttaaagccgtttttctcaaaactaaaatttagcagattcgtggttttggctttgtgcccacgatatcaTAGACAGTGTCCACATTATGTTGATATCACAAATCAAAACGCTTGAATAACAATATGTTGCAGACCTGAACGCAGCCCGGTTGAAATCGGTAAGGAACAAAGATTGTAATAATGAGTGCGTAATTATTTCAATTGTTGACAGTGAAATGCCAAAGTGAAATGTGAAAGTGAAATGGCAgttgaattcaaaaataaacctTCCAGATATTCAACAtcaaatacatacaaaattaaattaaagtattTTCAGGAACTTTGAGGGTTTATTATGTATAGTTTACGCCTATTAAGTAACGATGT
Proteins encoded in this region:
- the LOC129917699 gene encoding serine palmitoyltransferase 2 produces the protein MGKFASIDGEAELSFPSENFESASPDIIKHIEVRHRLNGYKSTTNTNNGTISNGNFAITNGNVKSKTPSSIAITQTVPNGKVYNKEENTQQSKGEIGFYDDPYRSKTSFEEVPLHTACLTYLGFYLLMILGYINQLMCAPKIAKEENREGYVTLYDAFESFYSRYVYRRVRDCWNRPIVSVPGAEVTLKDRITKDYGWTFEFTGTQTKCLNLGSYNYLGFAAAEGPCADQSAERCRTDGLALGSSRRELGTTYLHVELEKLTAKFIGAEDAIVFGMGFATNSLNLPSLLAPGCLVVSDEKNHASIILGIRLSGATTKVFKHNNMKDLERVLRHNVVNGNPKTGKPWTKIMIIVEGVFSMEGSIVRLPEIIALKKKYKAYLYLDEAHSVGAMGPNGRGIVDYYGADPKDVDILMGTFTKSFGSAGGYIAGSKKLIDFIRVHSHAHCYASSMSPPIAQQIMTSMKMIMGEDGSDIGRRKIEQLARNTRYFRRRLAQMGVITYGHEDSPVVPMLVYLFSKIGAVVRTLTFRKVAVVGVGFPATPIMEGRIRFCLSAAHTKEQLDYALQVIDEISDSVGLKYSRKPRDPNPIIY